In Zingiber officinale cultivar Zhangliang chromosome 3B, Zo_v1.1, whole genome shotgun sequence, a single window of DNA contains:
- the LOC121968323 gene encoding uncharacterized protein LOC121968323 isoform X3, translating to MLTLGNISFVIIIAFSTALLARLLIPYSSVDLRKSTSLHRLWITTQLIVLIIWKIFPAKSDANQPPQSSTEIDLPPDVEESPPEMSWSSAPPHEPEPEVPIATEHPSMDDAWKSIDKSGGKRVLTKSETWEPRGRREVERAAALRRTDTAMLKTEKKRWEEVHVWRALERQVESQEELFQRVETFIKKHYDHLRLQKQESERRRFLAVQ from the exons ATGTTAACACTTGGAAACATAAGCTTCGTTATTATAATCGCCTTCTCGACGGCTCTACTGGCGAGACTCCTCATCCCTTATTCCTCCGTCGACCTCCGAAAGTCCACCTCTCTTCATCGCCTATGGATCACCACCCAGCTCATCGTCCTAATCATCTGGAAGATTTTCCCCGCCAAATCCGACGCCAACCAACCACCACAATCTTCAACGGAGATAGACCTGCCTCCTGACGTAGAGGAGTCGCCGCCGGAAATGAGCTGGTCCTCTGCGCCACCCCACGAGCCTGAGCCAGAGGTGCCGATTGCGACCGAGCACCCCTCGATGGACGACGCGTGGAAATCGATCGACAAGAGTGGGGGCAAGAGGGTGCTGACGAAGAGCGAGACTTGGGAGCCGCGCGGGAGGAGGGAAGTGGAGCGGGCGGCGGCGCTGAGGAGGACGGACACGGCGATGCTGAAGACGGAGAAGAAGAGATGGGAGGAGGTACATGTGTGGAGAGCACTGGAGAGGCAGGTGGAGAGCCAGGAGGAGCTATTCCAGCGCGTGGAGACGTTCATTAAGAAGCACTACGATCACCTCCGGCTTCAGAAGCAGGAGTCGGAGCGCCGTCGCTTCTTG GCGGTGCAGTAA
- the LOC121968323 gene encoding uncharacterized protein LOC121968323 isoform X1: MLTLGNISFVIIIAFSTALLARLLIPYSSVDLRKSTSLHRLWITTQLIVLIIWKIFPAKSDANQPPQSSTEIDLPPDVEESPPEMSWSSAPPHEPEPEVPIATEHPSMDDAWKSIDKSGGKRVLTKSETWEPRGRREVERAAALRRTDTAMLKTEKKRWEEVHVWRALERQVESQEELFQRVETFIKKHYDHLRLQKQESERRRFLERRCSKNPSTPIADSRFLYAVMVHEKLFMREG; this comes from the exons ATGTTAACACTTGGAAACATAAGCTTCGTTATTATAATCGCCTTCTCGACGGCTCTACTGGCGAGACTCCTCATCCCTTATTCCTCCGTCGACCTCCGAAAGTCCACCTCTCTTCATCGCCTATGGATCACCACCCAGCTCATCGTCCTAATCATCTGGAAGATTTTCCCCGCCAAATCCGACGCCAACCAACCACCACAATCTTCAACGGAGATAGACCTGCCTCCTGACGTAGAGGAGTCGCCGCCGGAAATGAGCTGGTCCTCTGCGCCACCCCACGAGCCTGAGCCAGAGGTGCCGATTGCGACCGAGCACCCCTCGATGGACGACGCGTGGAAATCGATCGACAAGAGTGGGGGCAAGAGGGTGCTGACGAAGAGCGAGACTTGGGAGCCGCGCGGGAGGAGGGAAGTGGAGCGGGCGGCGGCGCTGAGGAGGACGGACACGGCGATGCTGAAGACGGAGAAGAAGAGATGGGAGGAGGTACATGTGTGGAGAGCACTGGAGAGGCAGGTGGAGAGCCAGGAGGAGCTATTCCAGCGCGTGGAGACGTTCATTAAGAAGCACTACGATCACCTCCGGCTTCAGAAGCAGGAGTCGGAGCGCCGTCGCTTCTTGGAAAG GCGGTGCAGTAAAAATCCTTCTACTCCAATTGCCGACAGCCGATTCCTCTACGCGGTCATGGTGCATGAGAAATTGTTTATGCGGGAGGGTTAA
- the LOC121968323 gene encoding uncharacterized protein LOC121968323 isoform X2, producing the protein MLTLGNISFVIIIAFSTALLARLLIPYSSVDLRKSTSLHRLWITTQLIVLIIWKIFPAKSDANQPPQSSTEIDLPPDVEESPPEMSWSSAPPHEPEPEVPIATEHPSMDDAWKSIDKSGGKRVLTKSETWEPRGRREVERAAALRRTDTAMLKTEKKRWEEVHVWRALERQVESQEELFQRVETFIKKHYDHLRLQKQESERRRFLERQLLPQQSAVQ; encoded by the exons ATGTTAACACTTGGAAACATAAGCTTCGTTATTATAATCGCCTTCTCGACGGCTCTACTGGCGAGACTCCTCATCCCTTATTCCTCCGTCGACCTCCGAAAGTCCACCTCTCTTCATCGCCTATGGATCACCACCCAGCTCATCGTCCTAATCATCTGGAAGATTTTCCCCGCCAAATCCGACGCCAACCAACCACCACAATCTTCAACGGAGATAGACCTGCCTCCTGACGTAGAGGAGTCGCCGCCGGAAATGAGCTGGTCCTCTGCGCCACCCCACGAGCCTGAGCCAGAGGTGCCGATTGCGACCGAGCACCCCTCGATGGACGACGCGTGGAAATCGATCGACAAGAGTGGGGGCAAGAGGGTGCTGACGAAGAGCGAGACTTGGGAGCCGCGCGGGAGGAGGGAAGTGGAGCGGGCGGCGGCGCTGAGGAGGACGGACACGGCGATGCTGAAGACGGAGAAGAAGAGATGGGAGGAGGTACATGTGTGGAGAGCACTGGAGAGGCAGGTGGAGAGCCAGGAGGAGCTATTCCAGCGCGTGGAGACGTTCATTAAGAAGCACTACGATCACCTCCGGCTTCAGAAGCAGGAGTCGGAGCGCCGTCGCTTCTTGGAAAGGCAGCTTCTCCCTCAACAGAGC GCGGTGCAGTAA